A genome region from Lucilia cuprina isolate Lc7/37 chromosome 3, ASM2204524v1, whole genome shotgun sequence includes the following:
- the LOC111681439 gene encoding protein transport protein Sec61 subunit beta-like, whose product MPAPASSTSVGSGSQSPNKLSAPRSAGSGSNLKQRKTTSSTGTAPRSRAAGGAGTGGMWRFYTDDSPGIKVGPVPVLVMSLLFIASVFMLHIWGKYNRS is encoded by the coding sequence ATGCCAGCTCCAGCTAGTTCTACATCAGTGGGTAGTGGTTCCCAGTCACCTAATAAACTATCTGCACCTCGTTCAGCGGGAAGTGGTAGCAATTTGAAGCAGCGTAAAACTACTAGTAGCACTGGTACTGCTCCGAGAAGCAGAGCTGCCGGTGGCGCTGGAACTGGTGGTATGTGGCGTTTTTATACTGATGACTCTCCTGGCATTAAAGTTGGTCCTGTTCCTGTGTTAGTTATGTCATTGCTATTCATAGCATCTGTATTCATGCTTCACATTTGGGGTAAATACAATCGCTCTTAA
- the LOC111681443 gene encoding signal recognition particle receptor subunit alpha homolog, whose translation MLDYVVVFTKGGVVLWKCNSTDQNVTPNINSLIRSVILEERNTESKYFEEDNLAIQFKLDNELELVYVVVYQKVIKLPYVDGFLSDMQIAFMDKFGDVLTSSQRYGVEYEFDSEFRAALVSAENSAKQNSKAPKAMRSFNESLKSKKTVASMIENPNDNKKSENTKKVNIVESPKAEKTVTTEDIIMENRKKLREKLSGKKSPQPESKTKAEKEKAGKKPRVWDLGGSSKDAVVLDRSRDNADDVQYKNIQNNIVGTMQGSIRDLEVESDDDEVDSDNDEPMIKVVSDSKKKSGILSYFKGFVGGKTLTRTDLQAALDKMRDHLISKNVAADIACKLCDSVASSLEGKSIGTFDSVATMVKDALTMSLVRILSPKRRVDIIRDALEAKRNNRPYTTIFCGVNGVGKSTNLAKICFWLIENDFSVLIAACDTFRAGAVEQLRTHTRHLNALHPPEKHGGRTMVQLYEKGYGKDAAGIAMEAIKFANDTRIDVVLVDTAGRMQDNEPLMRSLSKLIKVNDPDLVLFVGEALVGNEAVDQLVKFNQALADYSSDENPHIIDGIVLTKFDTIDDKVGAAISMTYITGQPIVFVGTGQTYSDLKAINVNAVVHSLMK comes from the exons ATGTTGGACTATGTAGTAGTTTTTACAAAAGGTGGTGTAGTTTTATGGAAATGTAATTCTACGGACCAAAATGTAACTCCAAATATAAACAGTTTGATACGTAGTGTTATATTAGAg GAACGTAATACAGAATCAAAGTATTTTGAGGAGGATAACTTGgctatacaatttaaattggaCAATGAACTTGAATTGGTTTACGTTGTTGTTTATCAGAAAGTTATAAAATTGCCCTACGTCGATGGTTTTTTAAGCGATATGCAGATTGCATTTATGGATAAGTTCGGTGATGTATTGACATCTTCCCAACGTTATGGTGTCGAATATGAATTTGACAGCGAGTTTAGAGCCGCGTTAGTATCGGCGGAGAACTCGGCCAAACAAAACAGCAAAGCTCCGAAAGCTATGAGGTCCTTTAATGAATCTCTTAAATCAAAGAAAACTGTAGCTTCAATGATTGAAAATCCAAatgataacaaaaaaagtgaaaatacaaAGAAAGTAAATATAGTGGAGAGTCCAAAAGCTGAGAAAACTGTCACAACTGAAGATATTATCATGGAAAATcgcaaaaaattaagagaaaaattatCAGGTAAAAAGAGTCCTCAACCGGAGAGTAAGACTAAAGCTGAAAAGGAAAAAGCTGGCAAAAAACCAAGAGTTTGGGATTTGGGTGGAAGCTCTAAGGATGCTGTAGTATTGGATCGTTCAAGAGATAATGCTGACGACgtacaatacaaaaatattcaaaacaat ATTGTAGGCACAATGCAGGGAAGTATACGAGATTTGGAAGTAGAGAGTGATGACGATGAAGTTGATTCTGACAATGACGAACCTATGATTAAAGTTGTCTCAGATAGTAAGAAAAAATCGGGCATTTTATCTTACTTCAAGGGCTTTGTAGGTGGAAAAACTTTGACACGCACGGATTTGCAGGCAGCTTTAGACAAAATGCGTGATCACCTAATTTCCAAGAATGTTGCTGCCGATATTGCGTGCAAACTTTGCGACTCTGTCGCTTCTAGTTTGGAAGGCAAATCTATTGGCACATTTGATTCAGTGGCAACTATGGTCAAAGATGCTTTAACAATGTCTTTAGTCCGTATTTTATCACCAAAACGACGCGTTGATATTATACGTGATGCCCTCGAAGCCAAACGAAACAACAGACCATATACTACCATTTTCTGTGGTGTTAATGGTGTGGGAAAGTCCACTAATTTAgccaaaatatgtttttggcTAATTGAGAACGATTTCAGTGTTTTAATAGCTGCTTGCGATACTTTCCGTGCCGGTGCAGTGGAACAATTGCGTACACACACACGACATCTAAATGCCCTCCATCCGCCAGAGAAGCATGGTGGTCGCACTATGGTTCAACTTTATGAAAAAGGTTATGGTAAAGACGCCGCCGGTATAGCGATGGAAGCCATTAAGTTTGCTAATGACACGCGTATCGATGTTGTATTGGTGGACACTGCTGGTCGTATGCAAGACAATGAGCCATTGATGCGCTCCCTCTCAAAACTCATTAAAGTTAATGATCCCGATTTGGTACTCTTTGTTGGCGAAGCTTTAGTCGGTAATGAAGCCGTAGATCAGTTGGTTAAATTTAATCAAGCCCTTGCCGATTATTCTTCCGACGAAAATCCCCACATTATCGATGGAATTGTCCTAACAAAGTTTGATACGATAGACGATAAAGTTGGCGCTGCCATATCAATGACATACATCACAGGTCAGCCAATTGTGTTTGTGGGCACTGGTCAAACCTATTCCGATTTAAAAGCTATCAACGTCAATGCTGTTGTGCACTCGCTTATGAAGTAA